ATACTTACAGCATCTTCAAGATACTTTTTGCTTTCCTCATCTTCTAAACTTATACTCATACAACTTCTTCCTAAGTGATATAGCACTTGAGCATATAAAGTAGGAAGATCTCTTGATATACCTTTAAGCTTAGTATATACCTTCCCTACGTCTAATAAATCATCAGCTCCTAATAAACTTTCAATTTGCTCTCTCTGTTCGCTCAGTACCCTATTCGCTCTTTCATGCTCTCCTATAAACCCGTAAAATACTCCTCTACTTATCTCAAAGTAAATCATTGCAGGCGTAAACTTTATTTTATATTTAGCAGCATTTAATAATAAGCTTTCAACATGAGGAACCACTACTTGGTTTCTATCATACTTATCACTGGTGTTATTATCCCTGGCTATATGTTGACTTAGTATATCACTCGCTTCACTTATATACTGTTCTCTTTCTTCTTGTGTCAATAATGACCTACTTACTTCCTGGACTATACGATGAAGGTATATTACTCTCTTATCATCTATACCACTCTGATTTGATATCATAGATAGTTTTTCAAGGTTCTCTATACTATCTATTATTTTACGCTCACTTGCTATTAAGCTTTCTCCCTCTTGTAGCATTCGCCTCCGGTTAGCAAGTAACCATATCGGGATTGAATCTGAGTTTAAAAATGAACAAAAATTTAATACCTCTATTGCTTCTTTCCCTCCTTTACCCTCTAATACTTTCTTCCTAGCTAATCTAATCGCAGCTCTTATATTATTTTCTCCTCTTTCCTTATTATAATGTTGCTGCATTAGTTTATCTTCTCTCTTCTCTACCTCCCCGCCTTCTTTTTCCAGTTCCTCCAGATATCTCCCTATGCTGATTCTGTATTTTTTTATATATAGCCTTGCTGCATCAACTCCAAGTGGGATATTATCAAATACACCGGTAAGTAACCTTATCTCTTCTTCCCTTATCTCAGGAAGCTTATCTTTCAAATGGGTAAGTAAAAATAAACATGCTTCATCCTCACTCCAACCAAGCATTGGTAATCGAACAGAATCTAAGTAAAATGATAAAGTGCTGTCTTGAGTAGTAATTATTATCTTTCCATTATTCTTTATGTTTTGGGGTATATATCTATCAAGACGCTTTTTAACTTTAGGATCATCTATATTATCTAAGATTAATACAAACCCTTCATTCTCTTGCTTTGCCAGTTCTCTTAATACAACCCTCTTAACATCTTTAATAGGAGCCTTCTTTATCCCAGCTTCTTTTGTGAGTAACACCGCTAATTCTCTATAACCCCTTTCAAAGCCTCCTAATGATTCTCCGCTTAGTTCATATACTATTTTGCTTGGATCTTGCATATGGTACTGTTCTGCATAATGCCTGGCAAGTTGCGTCTTACCGGATCCTGCTATTCCGGCAAGTATTACTGTTGATTTATTAAGTAATGCTTCTTCCAATAAGACAGTACTACCGCTTTCATAGTAATGACTAACCGCACCTATAGGGTCATATGCTTGTATTCCCAAGTCTGTTGTTACTTCATTTCCTTTCTTCCCGTAATCTCCCTGTTGCTTCTCTAGCATTTCCTTTATTTTCCTTACCGTTTTATCTTTTCGTTCAACTCTTTTGGATAATAATCTTAGTTGATCTACCATGTTCTCATCAGTTGTAGCTTTTTCAAGTACTTCTCGGTTTAATATAGTTCCTGTTACTTTTATTAAAATTGTATCCCTATTAGCTTTAATCTCATGTAATGTACTATATGCAAGATTAGCTCCATATAAATTACTTCCTTTTAGGTTAACTTTCTTCATCCTCGCATCAAGTGCAAAGGCTTCTTTAAGCTCTGCTTCTCTTAGATCTACCTCTTCTAAAATTATACCTTTTAGATAAGTATGATTTAACTTAGCTTTACTTAAATCACACTTCCTTAGTTTCAAGCCACTAAAATCAGACCCGCTGAAATCTCCTCCGCTTAAATCACTTCTTATTAGTTCTTGGTTTCTACATGCAGCTGTAACTTCTTTGTTAAGTTTATATTTATAACTTACATATTCATTAAAGGTTTTATCCACAGCATCAGGATTCTTATTCCTTCTTTTATCAGCATATTCTACCAAGTCAGATACAGGTACAAGCTGAACTCTGGGAGTATAACTCTTATAATATATATCATCTCTTGGCTCAGTCTCTACTTCATACCCCGAATCTAATAGCTTACTTAATTCCGTCCTGTAGCCATACACCTCAGGTTCACTATCTTTGTGAGAACAATACTTCCCTTCTTTAGTAAACAATCCTACTTTTAAAAATACATCTTCCGTTTTCCATTCTTTTATCTTACAATCTTCTGCTATATATACTTTTAAGCCTATATTTCTGAATTCCCCGGTAATTACTCCTCTAAGTAATACTTCTTTGTTAATATCAAGCTCTTCCTTGTCAGCATCACGATTGCTTAAGTAGTTAAAAAGCCTTCCAACTCCAGCAGCAGATAACCTCCCTATACTTTCTATATCACTTAAGCAAGAGAGCTGGTATTCAAATGCTATCGCTAAATCCCGAGCTACATCTTGTAACATTAATTCCAGCTCTTCCTTATCATGTACAAGCATTGATTCCGCAACACTCTTTGCTTTCTTGTTCGCTATTCTCATACCTATAAGTTTAACAGCCCACCGGGCAGGCTTAAAAACTCCTTTCTCAACCGTGGTACCTATCGACGGTATAAATGGCACTGCAGATGCCCCTTCAAGCAATACTCCCGCTATATCCCCTGTTATGCTTATTCCCTTATCAATATTCTTAAACTTTTTTTCAAGCGTGGGTCTTTCTCTCTTTACACTTACATTCTCTCTCTTCTCAACATCATCCATACAAAAATGTAAAAAGCTTCTTATAAACAAATTCTTTTTCTTTTCTATATCCCATAACCTTACATCCCCTACAACATTTTGCTTTCTTACTTCACTTCCTTCCTTCCTGTTAAACATTTCAATCTCCGTTTAATGTTAGCAAAATAAAAGTATAGTAGGTAAGACAAGATTATTTACTTAAGCACATGCTTATATAAACATGTATCTGCTCAAGCTTAATACATATGTAACAATAATAAACTATTGCTATACACATAAAAACAAAGTTAATACTCCTGCTATCCACTCAAAATTCCTAAACTTTTCTTACAACCAGAAGTAGTTTTAACTAAATATTTTAACAAGAAGCTTTTTCTTAACTTTGCTAGCAGTAATATTTCATTATATATTTGCAATAACACAAATAAATGAATTTATAAGCATAAACTATTTAAATTAGGCATAATACTAAACTACCCCCTTAGGCATATATGTAATTTTTTCATAACCGTTTATGCTTTGAGAACTAACTTATCTGTAATTCCTGCTTACAGTGACTCAACTTCTCTATCTTCTTGAACAGCTCCTTCGCACGGTTATCATATCCCATTTCTTTACATGCATAGGCAGTTAAGTATAATGCTAATACTTTCTCTTCCTGCTGTTGGGATGATAAATTACTAGCTCCTTTAAATGATAACATAATACCCTCAAGTTCTTCTAACTTCTCTTCGGCTTCTTCCTTCTTTCCATGCATTATATGTACTTTAACTAATAGATAATAAGCTAATATATGTGGTGCTACGGTTATACTATCTCGTTTATTTAATAACTCTTGAAGTGGTTCTACTGTAGTTATTTTTTCAAGTTGGTTATACCCTAAGCTTGAACCGTCATTCTGAAGCTCAATCGCTTTATTTAACAACTCTTGTATCTTTGTATACTCTTCTTGATTATTAATATCATGGTATTTAACTAAGAACATCGCATATTCTGTATATAAATTTCCATTTATAAGCTCTGCAGATTCCATGCTTAAGGCTAACTCAAATGTTCTTCCTACTTTTCCTAGGTACTCTTCATACTTCTCTATATTATTAATTTCTTTAAAGCGAATTGACTTAACATGATACATGCAGGCCAAGTTATGTTTTATACGCCTTTCTTGGGGTATAAGCCTTTCACTTAACACTTCATAACAGCTTATTGCTAAGTTTAAATTTCCGGCTTGCCAAGACTCCTGAGCATAATTACGTATTTCCTGAATTAAACTATATGGCTCTATATCATTTAATTCAGGAAATATTGATAAGTATAAAGCTAAAGCTTGATCACTACTACCCGAAAGCATTACCTTGTTTGCTAAACATATGGTAAATTTAACTAAATTAATTTTAAAAACCTGAAACTCTCTCTGATCACTAATATTTAAGTTTTGTAACATTTCTACTACTTGACTTATATAATAATATGCCTCTTGGGTTTCTTTATATTTTCTTAGTCCTCCTAGAGTCATCAATATATTGTTTTTTGTGTCTATAATATCAGAATGATCTCCTTTATATAACCTAAGTCTGATATTAAAACTTATTATATAGTTATTTAATGCCTCTTTAAATTTTTCTTGTTTAGCTAAAATACTTCCAATATTATTATACGATGCAGCTATCTCTGGATGATCTCCTTTATATAACCTAAGCCTCATATTTAATGCTTCCTCAGCACATGACAGCTCTTCTCCATATCTAGATAGGTTTGCTAAGGTCTCACTTTTATTGTCGAGTATGCCTGCAATCTGCTTATGATCACCATGATATATTTTATATGCAATCTCTAAACTCTTTTGAATATATTGCAAAGCTTCTTCATAATTTTTTTCCCTGTCCAATATAAGACTTATATTACTTAGTATACTTGCAGTTTGGATAACATCTTCATTCCTTGTTCTAAAATTTAAACTTAAACTTTTAAAGAAATTGTTATATGCTTTCTCCTCCTTTTTTAAATTTAAATATATTATTCCTAACTCATTCAATACTATAGCTTGTTTAATAAAATTATTTCTATCAATTTCATTTAAACTATCTTTATATAATTGGCATGCTTTGA
The Candidatus Jidaibacter acanthamoeba DNA segment above includes these coding regions:
- a CDS encoding pentapeptide repeat-containing protein translates to MFNRKEGSEVRKQNVVGDVRLWDIEKKKNLFIRSFLHFCMDDVEKRENVSVKRERPTLEKKFKNIDKGISITGDIAGVLLEGASAVPFIPSIGTTVEKGVFKPARWAVKLIGMRIANKKAKSVAESMLVHDKEELELMLQDVARDLAIAFEYQLSCLSDIESIGRLSAAGVGRLFNYLSNRDADKEELDINKEVLLRGVITGEFRNIGLKVYIAEDCKIKEWKTEDVFLKVGLFTKEGKYCSHKDSEPEVYGYRTELSKLLDSGYEVETEPRDDIYYKSYTPRVQLVPVSDLVEYADKRRNKNPDAVDKTFNEYVSYKYKLNKEVTAACRNQELIRSDLSGGDFSGSDFSGLKLRKCDLSKAKLNHTYLKGIILEEVDLREAELKEAFALDARMKKVNLKGSNLYGANLAYSTLHEIKANRDTILIKVTGTILNREVLEKATTDENMVDQLRLLSKRVERKDKTVRKIKEMLEKQQGDYGKKGNEVTTDLGIQAYDPIGAVSHYYESGSTVLLEEALLNKSTVILAGIAGSGKTQLARHYAEQYHMQDPSKIVYELSGESLGGFERGYRELAVLLTKEAGIKKAPIKDVKRVVLRELAKQENEGFVLILDNIDDPKVKKRLDRYIPQNIKNNGKIIITTQDSTLSFYLDSVRLPMLGWSEDEACLFLLTHLKDKLPEIREEEIRLLTGVFDNIPLGVDAARLYIKKYRISIGRYLEELEKEGGEVEKREDKLMQQHYNKERGENNIRAAIRLARKKVLEGKGGKEAIEVLNFCSFLNSDSIPIWLLANRRRMLQEGESLIASERKIIDSIENLEKLSMISNQSGIDDKRVIYLHRIVQEVSRSLLTQEEREQYISEASDILSQHIARDNNTSDKYDRNQVVVPHVESLLLNAAKYKIKFTPAMIYFEISRGVFYGFIGEHERANRVLSEQREQIESLLGADDLLDVGKVYTKLKGISRDLPTLYAQVLYHLGRSCMSISLEDEESKKYLEDAVSIRDLIDQAIKEDKEYEDIDKKYNEGKPRPMDSTIFRRGGVILWYNLRGYKEHNIEYLDNALKEYDYLLQKEKYEYPNELKDKFNQGFCRIGIADINVKIAALTQAEEERVKLCEEALEVACDHLREGLNMEIGKDVSQLTSKTLYEKLEWVIKTSSNTRVAREYELLGKIFQVRGMGDDLEYAEKFFIRAKELDSSKSHLTGNVLYGLACIYKKQGRVEEAKTSLEECIEVRTKVDPKMIYEAKDLLNEITPQEHVHKQEGMVEHIKGKEKADDIKPSNKSPKETRLERVRGRLLREIQSKSLEPGREEVEIRVIGTAAEIEACCTELGINKKSLKIEEQEKEGDSNQRSTVYLNIKVLEQIRERFIGKEIGK